From Apium graveolens cultivar Ventura chromosome 9, ASM990537v1, whole genome shotgun sequence, the proteins below share one genomic window:
- the LOC141685266 gene encoding uncharacterized protein LOC141685266 — translation MPILWAYRTTWKVTTKATSFMLAYGAEAVVPLEITHGSPKIEAYEPDTNEEGMRLALDLIDEEDLVLKKIDASGVGERGKLTPKWEGPYKVRNTLGRGSYKLETLNGNEVPRTWHASNLKVYYV, via the exons ATGCCCATATTGTGGGCATATCGTACCACCTGGAAAGTGACAACTAAAGCTACCTCGTTTATGCTGGCTTACGGAGCCGAGGCAGTGGTGCCCCTCGAAATCACTCATGGATCCCCTAAGATCGAAGCTTACGAGCCAGATACAAAcgaagaaggcatgaggctcgcTCTCGATCTCATTGACGAG GAAGATTTGGTTCTGAAGAAGATTGATGCATCGGGAGTAGGGGAGAGAGGAAAGCTAACCCCTAAATGGGAAGGTCCTTATAAGGTCAGGAATACACtaggacgaggatcctacaagttagAGACCCTGAATGGTAATGAAGTGCCTCGCACTTGGCATGCttcaaacctgaaggtttattatgtttag